A genomic region of Anopheles coustani chromosome 3, idAnoCousDA_361_x.2, whole genome shotgun sequence contains the following coding sequences:
- the LOC131259310 gene encoding uncharacterized protein LOC131259310, translated as MKFLWFVTFLLALVGMIAGDAGCPTGFKSQNNKCVSSRPVHGDCPKGSTYSAKLNLCVHN; from the coding sequence ATGAAATTCCTGTGGTTCGTCACTTTCCTGCTCGCACTCGTTGGCATGATCGCCGGAGATGCCGGTTGCCCGACCGGATTCAAATCGCAGAACAACAAGTGCGTCTCCTCGCGCCCAGTGCATGGCGATTGCCCGAAGGGCTCGACCTACAGCGCCAAGCTGAATCTGTGCGTTCACAACTAG
- the LOC131259149 gene encoding uncharacterized protein LOC131259149, with protein MKLLWFFVFLLALVGGAFGSDSASCPPNFERKDDKCVTPRPVHGTCREGSTYSVALNLCVAD; from the coding sequence ATGAAGCTGCTGTGGTTTTTCGTGTTTCTACTGGCACTGGTTGGCGGTGCCTTCGGCAGTGATTCCGCCTCCTGTCCGCCCAATTTCGAGCGAAAGGACGACAAGTGTGTAACGCCCCGGCCGGTACATGGCACCTGCCGCGAAGGCTCCACGTACAGCGTCGCCCTGAACCTGTGCGTCGCGGACTAA